In the genome of Granulibacter bethesdensis CGDNIH1, one region contains:
- a CDS encoding YgfZ/GcvT domain-containing protein → MTQENACSALLPHRAVLAVTGEDRVTFLQGLVSNDVTLTAPGQAIWAAMLTPQGKWIADFFIFSDGQRLLLDVEATQAAMLIQKLSRFRLRARVAISAESDLHVHAGWGSAPIPAGSVCVAPDPRLPEAGWRALTGAGILPEGDAAAYDTHRLSLGLPDGSADLEAEKTVLLEAGFDELNGISWTKGCYMGQELTARTRYRGLLKRRLVPVTGHAPLPPRETPLMQDGKEVGTMRSSRGKTGLAILRLEALHAPVQAGDQSLTPAPAPWMRLAQPDGT, encoded by the coding sequence ATGACACAGGAAAACGCCTGCTCCGCCCTGCTGCCCCACCGCGCCGTTCTGGCCGTGACCGGGGAAGATCGTGTGACATTCCTTCAGGGGCTGGTCTCGAACGATGTGACTCTGACCGCGCCCGGACAGGCCATCTGGGCGGCTATGCTGACGCCGCAGGGCAAATGGATCGCCGATTTCTTCATCTTCTCCGATGGACAACGCCTGTTGCTGGATGTCGAGGCCACACAGGCTGCCATGCTGATACAGAAGCTCAGCCGGTTCCGTCTGCGTGCCCGGGTCGCGATCAGTGCAGAATCTGATCTGCACGTCCATGCCGGATGGGGCAGCGCACCCATCCCTGCCGGTTCCGTCTGCGTCGCCCCTGACCCGAGGCTGCCCGAAGCCGGCTGGCGTGCCCTTACGGGAGCCGGAATTCTGCCGGAGGGGGATGCCGCCGCCTATGACACGCATCGTTTGTCACTCGGCCTGCCGGATGGCAGCGCCGATCTGGAAGCAGAGAAAACCGTGCTGCTGGAAGCCGGGTTTGACGAGCTGAACGGCATTTCCTGGACCAAAGGCTGCTATATGGGACAGGAACTGACGGCCCGCACCCGCTATCGCGGCCTGCTGAAACGCAGGCTGGTGCCCGTCACGGGACATGCCCCCCTGCCCCCCCGAGAAACCCCGCTGATGCAGGATGGCAAGGAGGTCGGGACCATGCGGTCCTCCCGCGGGAAGACAGGCCTTGCGATCCTGCGGCTCGAAGCGCTGCATGCGCCTGTTCAGGCTGGAGATCAGAGTCTGACCCCTGCCCCCGCGCCCTGGATGAGACTGGCTCAGCCGGACGGAACCTGA
- a CDS encoding ABC transporter ATP-binding protein: MRPSHDSHPDTPAQTLLEIADLSVRFATREVVRRVSFSVRRGETLALVGESGSGKSLTALSILQLLPDGALCSGRIALDGVPMIGAAPAVLRQMRGGVAGMIFQEPMTSLNPLHRIGRQVGEALALHGRKPDKAAVAHLLRQAGFADAETRLHAFPHQLSGGQRQRVMIAMALANDPALLIADEPTTALDVTIQAQILDLLAEQKRARQLGLLLITHDLTVVRRHADRVCVMRHGEIVEQGAVKDVFSTPAHPYTRMLLDAEPTGTASPLPGSPPGLASARNLKVYFPIRGGLLRRVTGQVRAVDDVTLTVREGETLGLVGESGSGKSTIGQALLRLQPSEGVIRFAGHDLQGLGERSLRPLRRDMQIVFQDPFGSLSPRMSVREIIGEGLAVHEPHQKRTEREARVARALEEVGLPKDAAERYPHEFSGGQRQRIAIARALVLQPRFIVLDEPTSALDMSVQAQIVTLLRGLQARYGMGYLFISHDLRVVRALAHRVAVLRRGVVVEEGETAAIFERPADPYTRSLIAAAFQVPSG, encoded by the coding sequence ATGAGACCGTCACACGATTCGCATCCTGACACCCCCGCACAGACCCTGCTGGAGATTGCCGATCTATCGGTGCGGTTTGCGACGAGGGAGGTGGTCAGGCGCGTCTCTTTCTCGGTTCGGCGTGGTGAGACACTGGCGCTGGTAGGAGAGTCCGGCTCCGGCAAGTCGCTGACCGCGTTGTCGATCCTGCAACTTCTGCCGGATGGGGCGCTGTGCTCCGGCCGGATCGCGCTGGATGGCGTGCCGATGATCGGAGCCGCCCCGGCGGTCTTGCGGCAGATGCGCGGTGGCGTGGCCGGGATGATCTTTCAGGAGCCGATGACGAGCCTGAATCCGCTTCACCGGATCGGGCGACAAGTGGGCGAGGCTCTGGCGCTGCATGGCCGCAAGCCGGATAAGGCGGCGGTCGCACATCTGCTGCGTCAGGCCGGTTTCGCGGATGCGGAAACGCGTCTGCATGCTTTTCCGCATCAGCTTTCAGGGGGGCAACGCCAGCGCGTCATGATTGCGATGGCGCTGGCCAACGATCCGGCTCTGCTGATTGCCGATGAGCCGACCACTGCGCTGGATGTCACGATTCAGGCCCAGATCCTCGATCTGCTGGCGGAGCAGAAACGGGCGCGTCAGCTGGGTCTGCTGTTGATCACCCATGACCTCACCGTTGTGCGCCGCCACGCCGACCGTGTCTGCGTCATGCGGCATGGAGAGATCGTCGAGCAGGGAGCGGTGAAGGATGTATTTTCCACCCCTGCCCATCCCTACACCAGGATGCTGCTGGATGCGGAGCCAACGGGGACGGCCTCTCCCTTGCCGGGGTCACCGCCGGGACTGGCATCGGCGCGCAATCTGAAAGTGTATTTCCCGATCCGTGGCGGTCTGTTGCGGCGTGTTACCGGGCAGGTCAGGGCGGTAGATGACGTGACACTGACGGTGCGGGAAGGTGAAACGCTCGGGCTGGTCGGAGAATCCGGGTCGGGCAAATCGACCATTGGTCAGGCTCTGCTGCGTCTGCAACCTTCGGAAGGGGTGATCCGCTTTGCCGGGCATGATCTGCAGGGGTTGGGGGAACGCAGCTTGCGCCCGTTGCGACGCGATATGCAGATCGTGTTTCAGGATCCGTTCGGCAGTCTCTCCCCCCGGATGAGTGTGCGGGAGATCATCGGTGAAGGTCTGGCCGTGCATGAACCCCATCAGAAACGCACAGAGCGGGAAGCACGGGTTGCGCGGGCGCTGGAAGAAGTCGGCCTGCCGAAAGACGCGGCGGAACGCTATCCGCATGAATTCAGCGGCGGCCAGCGCCAGCGTATCGCCATTGCCCGTGCGTTGGTGTTGCAGCCGCGCTTCATCGTGCTGGATGAGCCGACCAGTGCTCTGGATATGTCCGTGCAGGCGCAGATCGTCACCCTGCTGCGCGGATTACAGGCCCGCTACGGCATGGGATATCTGTTTATCAGCCATGATTTGCGTGTTGTGCGCGCCCTTGCGCACCGTGTTGCGGTTCTGCGACGCGGCGTTGTGGTCGAGGAAGGGGAGACGGCGGCGATTTTCGAGCGTCCCGCCGATCCTTATACGCGCAGCCTGATTGCGGCGGCTTTTCAGGTTCCGTCCGGCTGA
- a CDS encoding ABC transporter permease, with translation MKNGDVPVTQAQRRWMAFRSNRRGYWSTWIFAVLFTICLFAEFVANDRPLLLRFDGHWYVPVLQNLNEDTFGSDFLPTEADYTDPEVMRAIHAKGWAIWPLIPFRYDTTIKDLKTSAPTPPDRRNWLGTDDRARDVLANVIYGFRLSVLFGFALTVVSSFVGIAAGAVQGYYGGLVDLAFQRFIEIWSGMPQLYLLIILGSIIEPGFWILLLFLLLFSWMALTGVVRAEFLRGRALDYVRAARALGVSDARIMARHILPNAMVAVLTFLPFTLSGSVTVLASLDFLGFGMPPGSPSLGELVLQGKNNVSAPWLGLTAFFVLGAILTLLVFMGEAVRDAFDPRKHIGALPAPPLSASRMEEAARMEEAE, from the coding sequence ATGAAAAACGGCGACGTGCCAGTGACGCAGGCGCAGCGCCGCTGGATGGCATTCCGTTCCAACCGGCGGGGTTACTGGTCGACATGGATTTTTGCCGTCCTGTTCACGATCTGCCTGTTTGCGGAGTTCGTTGCCAATGATCGCCCTTTGCTGCTGCGTTTCGACGGGCATTGGTATGTACCGGTGTTGCAAAATCTGAATGAGGACACGTTCGGGTCCGATTTTCTGCCGACCGAAGCCGATTATACCGATCCGGAGGTCATGCGGGCCATCCATGCAAAAGGCTGGGCCATCTGGCCGCTGATTCCGTTTCGCTATGATACCACCATCAAGGATCTGAAGACCTCTGCGCCGACGCCACCGGATCGCCGTAACTGGCTTGGCACCGATGATCGTGCGCGGGATGTGCTGGCGAACGTGATTTACGGGTTTCGTCTGTCGGTTCTGTTCGGCTTTGCCCTGACGGTGGTTTCCAGTTTTGTCGGCATTGCGGCAGGCGCTGTGCAGGGATATTATGGCGGTCTGGTCGATCTGGCGTTCCAGCGTTTCATCGAAATCTGGTCGGGGATGCCGCAGCTTTATCTGCTGATCATTCTGGGCAGCATCATCGAGCCGGGTTTCTGGATATTGCTGTTGTTCCTTTTGCTGTTCAGCTGGATGGCACTGACCGGTGTGGTGCGGGCGGAGTTCCTGCGCGGACGGGCACTGGATTATGTGCGCGCCGCACGGGCGCTTGGTGTGTCCGATGCGCGGATCATGGCGCGTCATATCCTGCCCAATGCGATGGTGGCGGTGCTGACCTTTCTGCCTTTCACGCTGTCCGGCTCCGTCACGGTGCTGGCCAGTCTGGATTTTCTGGGGTTCGGCATGCCGCCCGGGTCGCCCTCGCTGGGAGAGCTGGTGTTGCAGGGCAAAAACAATGTCAGCGCGCCCTGGCTTGGTCTGACGGCGTTTTTCGTGCTCGGCGCGATCCTGACCCTGCTTGTGTTCATGGGCGAGGCGGTGCGGGATGCTTTTGATCCGCGCAAGCATATCGGTGCCTTGCCGGCGCCTCCCCTCTCCGCATCCCGCATGGAGGAGGCGGCCCGCATGGAGGAGGCGGAATGA
- a CDS encoding microcin C ABC transporter permease YejB produces the protein MTGYILRRLLLVLPTLFGIIAINFAVVQFAPGGPVEQVIAELKGHGGGGAMGRLTGGGAEVAQSTSLAGRYRGDAGLDPHLLQDIKGMFGFDKPPLTRFWLMLKGYLQFDFGQSFFRGQSVLHLVMTRLPVSISLGLWSTLLVYLVSIPLGIAKATREGTRFDVVTSMVVLIGYAIPGFLFAVLLAVLFAGGSFVQWFPLRGLTSEGAENWSFVSRVLDYGWHMVLPTIALVVGGFASLTLLTRNCFIEEIRKQYVLTARAKGASENRVLYGHVFRNAMLLIVSGFPAAFVSILFSSALLIEIVFSLDGLGLLGFDAAIRRDYPVMFGTLYIFTLIGLLMQIVGDLMYTAVDPRIDFEGRS, from the coding sequence ATGACCGGCTATATCTTGCGGCGTCTGTTGCTGGTTCTGCCGACGCTGTTCGGTATTATCGCGATCAACTTCGCTGTCGTGCAGTTCGCGCCTGGCGGACCGGTGGAACAGGTGATTGCCGAACTGAAAGGCCATGGTGGGGGTGGTGCGATGGGCCGGTTGACCGGCGGTGGCGCGGAGGTCGCACAATCGACAAGCCTTGCCGGCCGTTATCGTGGCGATGCCGGGCTTGATCCGCATCTGTTGCAGGATATCAAAGGCATGTTCGGTTTCGACAAACCGCCTTTGACGCGCTTCTGGCTGATGCTGAAAGGCTATCTGCAATTCGATTTCGGGCAGAGTTTTTTTCGTGGGCAGAGCGTGCTGCATCTGGTGATGACACGCCTGCCGGTCAGTATCTCGCTTGGATTATGGTCCACATTGCTGGTCTATCTGGTCTCGATCCCGCTCGGGATCGCCAAGGCCACGCGTGAGGGAACCCGTTTCGACGTGGTAACCTCTATGGTTGTACTGATTGGATACGCAATTCCCGGTTTTCTGTTTGCCGTGTTGCTGGCGGTGCTGTTTGCGGGCGGCTCGTTCGTACAGTGGTTTCCGCTGCGTGGTCTCACCAGTGAAGGGGCGGAAAACTGGAGTTTTGTCAGTCGGGTGCTCGATTATGGCTGGCATATGGTTTTGCCGACGATCGCGCTGGTGGTGGGCGGTTTTGCCAGTCTGACCCTGCTGACGCGGAACTGCTTTATCGAGGAAATCAGGAAACAGTATGTCCTGACCGCCCGCGCAAAGGGCGCCAGTGAAAATCGCGTGTTGTACGGGCATGTTTTTCGGAATGCGATGCTGCTGATTGTCTCCGGTTTTCCGGCGGCCTTTGTGAGCATCCTGTTTTCCTCCGCTCTGCTGATCGAGATCGTGTTCTCGCTGGACGGGCTGGGTCTGCTCGGCTTCGATGCGGCTATTCGCCGTGATTATCCGGTGATGTTCGGGACGCTGTATATCTTCACGCTGATCGGGTTGCTGATGCAGATTGTCGGTGATCTGATGTACACGGCGGTCGATCCTCGCATTGATTTCGAGGGCCGTTCCTGA
- a CDS encoding extracellular solute-binding protein, with protein MRRRSLLTTGLTTGLTAGAISPALFLMPGTMRRAGAQFLRDLPPGVVRTHAVTTVGAPQLPADFKNFPYANPDAPKGGEIVQAEIGSFDSLNPFILRGVAGPVGAVWDTLLVSTADEPETGYAHLAQVIEIAADRRSVAFELRPEACFHDGHKLTAEDVAWTFETLMKHGRPQQRAYYADVEKAEAQGPHRVVFHFRTDQNRELPLIIGQLSVLPKHWWEKRDFTQPLTEPPLGSGPYQVGKVDFGRSLTLERVKDWWAANLPTGRGLYNFDRMRTEFFRDPTIAFEAFKAGQVDIRVENIARQWATGYDFPAVKEGRIKREQLPWNLPFGMVGFGMNTRLSKFSDPRVREAIVCAFDFEWANKNLFYGRYQRLKSYYTFTECASSGLPSKEELALLEPFRTQLPPRLFTEPYTLPVTDGSGNNRDVLRHCLTLLKEAGWTVREGKLVDAGGQQLSFEILLDNPPFERVLLPYTQSLAKLGIDARIRSVDPAQAQHLQEEFNFDMALMQFPESDSPGNEQIGFWSSASAKEKGSNNLMGVSSPVVDALVAKVITAPDRASQITACRALDRVLLWGWYIMPNWTAATMNVAYWNRFAHVDKPVRSGFALDSWWAVSPAKG; from the coding sequence ATGCGCCGCCGCAGTTTATTGACCACCGGCCTGACCACTGGCCTGACTGCCGGAGCCATCTCTCCGGCCCTGTTCCTGATGCCCGGCACCATGCGTCGGGCGGGGGCGCAGTTTCTGCGTGACCTGCCGCCGGGCGTGGTGCGCACGCATGCCGTGACCACGGTGGGAGCGCCGCAACTGCCGGCGGATTTCAAGAACTTCCCCTATGCCAATCCCGATGCTCCCAAGGGCGGCGAGATTGTGCAGGCGGAAATAGGCAGTTTCGACAGTCTCAACCCGTTCATTCTGCGCGGCGTTGCCGGTCCGGTCGGTGCGGTGTGGGATACGTTGCTGGTCAGCACGGCGGATGAGCCTGAAACCGGCTATGCCCATCTCGCACAGGTGATCGAGATCGCGGCGGATCGCCGCTCGGTCGCGTTCGAGCTGAGGCCGGAGGCGTGTTTCCATGACGGACATAAGCTGACGGCGGAGGACGTGGCCTGGACGTTCGAGACGCTGATGAAGCATGGCCGTCCGCAACAGCGTGCCTACTATGCCGATGTCGAGAAAGCGGAAGCACAGGGTCCCCACCGTGTGGTGTTTCATTTCCGCACCGATCAGAACCGTGAGTTACCGCTGATCATCGGACAGCTTTCGGTATTGCCGAAACATTGGTGGGAAAAGCGCGACTTCACCCAACCCCTGACGGAGCCGCCGCTCGGCTCCGGACCGTATCAGGTCGGGAAAGTGGATTTCGGCCGCAGTCTGACGCTGGAGCGGGTGAAGGACTGGTGGGCCGCCAACCTGCCGACAGGGCGGGGACTTTATAATTTCGATCGCATGCGCACGGAATTTTTTCGCGATCCGACCATCGCGTTTGAAGCATTCAAGGCCGGACAGGTGGATATCCGGGTCGAAAATATCGCCCGCCAATGGGCCACCGGCTATGATTTTCCGGCGGTGAAGGAGGGTCGGATCAAGCGGGAACAACTGCCCTGGAACCTGCCATTCGGCATGGTCGGGTTCGGGATGAATACGCGCCTGAGCAAGTTCAGTGACCCGCGTGTCCGCGAGGCCATCGTCTGTGCCTTCGATTTCGAGTGGGCGAACAAAAATCTGTTTTATGGCCGTTATCAGCGGCTGAAATCCTATTACACCTTCACGGAATGCGCGTCCTCCGGACTGCCGTCGAAGGAGGAGCTGGCTCTGCTGGAACCGTTCCGGACTCAGCTCCCGCCGCGTCTGTTCACGGAGCCATATACGCTTCCGGTGACGGATGGCTCCGGCAATAATCGCGATGTCCTGCGCCACTGCCTTACCTTGTTGAAAGAGGCCGGCTGGACGGTCAGGGAGGGCAAGCTGGTCGATGCCGGCGGGCAGCAATTGTCTTTCGAGATTTTGCTGGATAATCCGCCTTTCGAGCGGGTACTGCTGCCTTATACGCAGTCTCTCGCCAAACTCGGGATCGACGCGCGTATCCGTAGTGTGGACCCGGCGCAGGCGCAGCATTTGCAGGAAGAGTTCAACTTCGACATGGCGTTGATGCAGTTTCCGGAATCCGACAGCCCGGGCAACGAGCAGATCGGTTTCTGGAGCAGTGCCAGTGCGAAGGAAAAGGGCAGCAACAATCTGATGGGTGTCTCCAGCCCGGTGGTGGATGCGCTGGTTGCCAAAGTCATCACCGCGCCTGATCGCGCCAGCCAGATTACGGCCTGCCGTGCGTTGGATCGGGTGCTGCTGTGGGGTTGGTATATCATGCCGAACTGGACGGCGGCGACCATGAACGTTGCATACTGGAACCGCTTCGCGCATGTCGACAAACCGGTGCGCAGTGGATTTGCGCTGGATTCATGGTGGGCTGTGTCCCCCGCAAAAGGCTGA
- a CDS encoding inositol monophosphatase family protein, with amino-acid sequence MSSPLDRSLRDRLIAVAEAAADKAASVIRPLFRTRLDAALKSDQSPVTIADRKAEEVMRRLIADAFPDHGILGEEYGLERPEADFRWVLDPIDGTRAFITGRPTFGTLIGLMWRGEPVLGLIDQPVTGERWIGERALTSDDVVHPTRFTGSFGGQVGIRPCARLEDAELSATSPEMFGNDLPRWQSFARHARRVSWGGDCYAYGLLALGQIDIVAEADLKVWDWAALLPVVEGAGGRMTCWSGEPLSEHGSGRTLAVGDPALLPQAVAALSESSSGMRTK; translated from the coding sequence ATGAGTTCTCCCCTCGACCGTTCTCTGCGTGACCGTCTGATTGCCGTTGCCGAGGCCGCCGCCGATAAAGCGGCCTCCGTGATCAGGCCGCTGTTTCGTACCCGGCTGGATGCGGCGCTGAAATCCGACCAGTCCCCGGTCACCATCGCCGACCGCAAGGCGGAGGAGGTGATGCGGCGGCTGATTGCCGATGCTTTTCCCGATCACGGCATTCTGGGCGAGGAATACGGGCTGGAACGTCCAGAGGCCGATTTCCGCTGGGTGCTCGATCCTATCGACGGCACCCGCGCCTTTATCACCGGTCGACCGACTTTCGGCACGCTGATCGGGCTGATGTGGCGCGGCGAACCCGTGCTGGGCCTGATTGACCAGCCGGTCACCGGAGAACGCTGGATCGGCGAACGTGCCCTGACCTCGGATGATGTCGTGCATCCCACACGTTTCACCGGTTCTTTCGGGGGGCAGGTCGGCATCAGACCCTGCGCCCGGCTGGAAGATGCCGAGCTTTCCGCCACCAGCCCGGAGATGTTCGGCAATGACCTGCCCCGCTGGCAATCTTTCGCCCGCCATGCCCGCCGGGTGAGCTGGGGCGGCGATTGTTATGCGTATGGGCTGCTGGCGCTGGGGCAGATCGACATCGTGGCCGAAGCGGATCTGAAAGTCTGGGACTGGGCTGCCCTGCTGCCGGTGGTGGAGGGGGCGGGTGGGCGCATGACCTGCTGGTCCGGTGAACCTCTCTCCGAGCACGGCTCGGGCCGTACGCTGGCGGTGGGCGATCCGGCCCTGCTGCCGCAGGCCGTTGCAGCCCTGTCCGAATCTTCTTCCGGCATGCGTACGAAATAA
- a CDS encoding c-type cytochrome, with translation MIWAVAFGAAALTLAGWCLLPAMWGDETPVPVPSIALLMASADPAKGEVAAERHCHRCHALTGSPDARTVAPPLRGVIGRERASVPGFHYSHALKEMHGQWDTDSLNAWLFRPSAFAPGTRMSFAGVKDDRERADIIAYLRVISGLPPASIRQSGQP, from the coding sequence ATGATCTGGGCAGTGGCGTTCGGCGCGGCAGCGCTTACGCTCGCCGGATGGTGCCTGTTGCCGGCCATGTGGGGGGATGAAACCCCGGTTCCGGTGCCCTCGATCGCCTTGCTGATGGCCAGCGCTGATCCGGCGAAGGGCGAGGTGGCCGCCGAACGGCATTGTCACCGTTGTCACGCTTTGACAGGATCGCCCGATGCCCGCACCGTGGCGCCGCCCTTGCGCGGCGTGATAGGGCGGGAACGTGCGTCGGTTCCCGGTTTTCACTATTCCCATGCCTTGAAAGAGATGCACGGACAATGGGATACGGACTCCCTCAATGCCTGGCTTTTCCGGCCGTCCGCTTTTGCTCCCGGTACCCGTATGTCGTTTGCCGGGGTGAAGGATGATCGGGAAAGAGCTGACATCATAGCCTATCTGCGCGTCATTTCCGGTCTGCCGCCGGCTTCCATACGGCAGTCCGGGCAACCGTGA
- a CDS encoding 3-deoxy-manno-octulosonate cytidylyltransferase codes for MTPLIVIPSRMGSSRLPGKPLADLNGRPMILHVLDRAMEAGIGPVAVACAEEEIAAAVRAAGGTAILTDPDLPAGTDRVHAALGVLDPEMRYNAVVNLQGDLPTIPPDMISTVLKPLRSPTFDIATLVAEITTEEERTSPAVVKAVCAFPDPSGTVAPALYFSRAAVPSGPGSLWHHIGIYAYRRTALDRFVSLPESPLEKREKLEQLRALEAGMRIGCARVEHAPFGVDTPDDLERARAVLRTWSSSVTEPSA; via the coding sequence ATGACCCCTCTCATCGTCATTCCCAGCCGCATGGGATCGAGCCGCCTGCCCGGCAAACCTCTCGCCGATCTCAACGGGCGCCCGATGATCCTGCATGTGCTGGACCGGGCGATGGAGGCCGGGATCGGGCCGGTGGCTGTCGCCTGCGCAGAAGAAGAAATCGCCGCCGCCGTGCGCGCCGCAGGGGGAACCGCCATCCTGACCGATCCGGACCTGCCCGCCGGGACCGACCGTGTGCATGCGGCACTTGGCGTGCTCGATCCGGAGATGCGATATAATGCGGTGGTCAATCTTCAGGGCGATCTGCCCACCATCCCGCCGGACATGATCAGCACGGTGCTGAAGCCTCTGCGCAGCCCGACTTTCGACATCGCTACGCTGGTGGCGGAAATCACCACTGAGGAAGAGCGGACCTCCCCCGCCGTGGTCAAGGCCGTCTGCGCTTTTCCCGATCCGTCCGGCACCGTTGCTCCGGCACTGTATTTCTCCCGTGCGGCGGTCCCATCAGGACCGGGATCGCTCTGGCATCATATCGGCATTTATGCCTATCGGCGTACCGCGCTGGACCGGTTTGTCTCCCTGCCTGAAAGCCCGCTGGAAAAACGCGAGAAGCTGGAACAGCTGCGTGCGTTGGAAGCAGGCATGCGGATTGGCTGCGCCCGCGTCGAGCACGCGCCCTTCGGCGTCGATACGCCGGACGACCTGGAACGCGCCCGCGCGGTGCTCCGCACCTGGTCATCCTCCGTCACGGAGCCTTCGGCATGA
- a CDS encoding prephenate dehydratase: MNPFPPAPPAASYRGPIAFQGQPGAYSDLACRAAYPHLNTLPCPTFEAVIEAVRDGRADLAMLPCENTLAGRVPDIHSLLPASGLFIVGEHFQRVEHALLAPHGATLETLKRARSHAVALGQVRNILRDLGLEAVVEADTAGAAKLVAELGGTEDAAIASPLAAEIYGLNILRRNVEDAAHNTTRFYVVSTAAAPPEPERSDTMTTFVFRVRNIPAALYKALGGFATNGINLIKLESYMLDGAFTATQFLCDVIGHPEQPPLRRALEELGFFSREVKILGVYPSAPQRGITEPAE; this comes from the coding sequence ATGAACCCTTTCCCCCCTGCACCACCTGCCGCGTCCTATCGCGGTCCGATCGCGTTTCAAGGGCAACCCGGTGCCTATTCCGACCTCGCCTGCCGTGCCGCCTATCCGCATCTGAACACCTTGCCCTGCCCGACTTTCGAAGCCGTGATCGAGGCCGTCCGCGACGGACGGGCCGATCTGGCCATGCTGCCTTGCGAGAACACATTGGCCGGCCGGGTGCCGGATATTCACTCCCTGTTGCCTGCCAGCGGGCTGTTCATCGTCGGCGAGCATTTCCAGCGCGTGGAGCATGCCCTGCTGGCCCCACATGGCGCGACGCTGGAAACGCTGAAACGGGCCCGATCCCACGCAGTGGCACTGGGTCAGGTCCGTAACATCCTGCGCGATCTGGGGCTTGAAGCCGTCGTGGAAGCCGATACCGCAGGCGCTGCAAAGCTGGTTGCCGAACTGGGGGGTACCGAGGATGCCGCCATCGCCTCCCCCCTCGCCGCCGAAATTTACGGCCTGAATATCCTGCGCCGGAATGTCGAGGATGCAGCCCATAATACGACCCGCTTTTACGTCGTCTCGACCGCCGCCGCGCCGCCAGAGCCGGAACGCAGCGATACCATGACCACCTTTGTCTTTCGCGTGCGCAACATCCCGGCCGCGCTCTACAAGGCGCTGGGAGGGTTCGCTACCAACGGTATCAATCTGATCAAGCTGGAAAGCTATATGCTGGATGGTGCCTTCACCGCTACACAGTTCCTGTGCGATGTGATCGGTCATCCCGAACAGCCGCCGCTCCGCCGGGCGCTTGAAGAACTTGGTTTTTTCAGCCGGGAAGTGAAAATCCTCGGCGTCTATCCCTCCGCCCCCCAGCGTGGGATCACCGAACCAGCCGAATAA
- a CDS encoding alpha/beta fold hydrolase — MEQAVWTESLQRDAALIAGVAAYRRHPYYRHAPPRQVIWREGGSTVLRHPAPGSGHLPPVLLVPSLINRGYVLDLAPGYSLMDRLAQAGYRVFLLEWGGPGETEQHFGLTDYIAGRLDRAVQAIADLTDQAVVMAGYCMGGLLALAASLRRPEAVRALALLATPWDFHAAGPEHQRLSAALQPVLGGILKQYGCLPVDILQIMFALIEPFAVADKYRAFGRLPQDHPRADHFVALEDWLNDGISLAAPVAQEVVNGWYCDNLPAQGGWKVAGHVVDPAALHCPAFVAVPSRDRIVPPASALKLAQLIPGALLHRMEAGHIGMTAGRSAEAVLWQPLLRWLGTV, encoded by the coding sequence TTGGAGCAAGCGGTCTGGACCGAGTCTCTTCAGCGTGATGCGGCTCTGATCGCGGGTGTAGCGGCGTATCGCCGGCATCCTTATTATCGCCATGCTCCGCCGAGACAGGTGATCTGGCGGGAGGGGGGAAGCACGGTTCTGCGGCACCCTGCGCCGGGTTCCGGCCATTTGCCGCCTGTTTTGCTGGTCCCCAGTTTGATCAATCGCGGCTATGTACTCGATCTGGCACCGGGTTATTCCCTGATGGATCGGCTGGCTCAGGCCGGGTATCGCGTCTTTCTGCTGGAATGGGGCGGGCCGGGGGAAACTGAACAGCATTTCGGTCTGACCGACTATATTGCGGGCCGTCTGGATCGCGCTGTGCAGGCTATTGCCGATCTGACGGATCAGGCTGTGGTCATGGCTGGATATTGTATGGGGGGCCTGTTGGCTCTCGCTGCGTCTCTGCGCCGTCCGGAGGCGGTGCGGGCGCTTGCACTGTTGGCCACTCCCTGGGATTTCCATGCGGCCGGGCCGGAGCATCAGCGTCTGAGTGCTGCGTTGCAGCCTGTTCTGGGGGGAATACTGAAACAGTACGGCTGTCTGCCGGTGGATATTCTCCAGATTATGTTTGCGTTGATTGAGCCGTTTGCGGTTGCGGATAAATACCGTGCTTTTGGTCGCCTGCCGCAGGATCATCCGCGTGCCGACCATTTCGTGGCGCTGGAGGACTGGCTCAATGACGGGATCTCCCTTGCGGCCCCGGTGGCTCAGGAGGTGGTGAATGGCTGGTATTGCGACAATCTGCCGGCACAAGGCGGATGGAAAGTGGCAGGGCATGTGGTTGATCCCGCCGCCTTGCACTGTCCGGCTTTTGTGGCTGTTCCATCCCGGGACCGGATTGTGCCGCCCGCCAGCGCCCTGAAGCTGGCACAGCTTATCCCTGGTGCGTTGCTGCACCGGATGGAGGCGGGCCATATCGGCATGACGGCGGGCCGCTCGGCAGAGGCTGTGCTGTGGCAGCCTCTGCTACGTTGGCTGGGAACTGTCTGA